A stretch of Deinobacterium chartae DNA encodes these proteins:
- a CDS encoding phosphodiester glycosidase family protein: MKRFFIGATLICALLASAEARPVWIGGVPTSPVIETKLLPSGREGLPVWFLPRLGISIRNSPQEVVLQYGQLTLRYTPETGWGNYRDLGAPEVFNNSVHVPVDVLRILGLPLLADAPEVLDVAVPAQVPAPPAASTTAPLSPAPAAPTRPATGATQAPPAPAPPPLLPVNPVLPAPQLITVRRSLTQDGDDEVSRLVFEFSSPAEYRLEQAAGVTRLTVLNARGSARTENLPGEGSYRYRLTPQGQHLFITLDTRANARTEVFTLQDPFRIVLDTRVRTKAEKPPAADVKSLPGGVRYRQLDKLQMLVFESGRYQPRIITAARGESRAISDYVHQTGAVAAVNGGYFDPKSALPVDLVALGGQMISASLERRATIGFSASGAVSYGVPKPRYRVTSALGTVTVNTVRSKPNAKWLTLFVGDGHTRVGGVGFVTLTVSGPQGGVVTASNQGTLTPPRGAVTLTFDPARFPQLPLEVGASLALTLDWAAEGWDGIQEALAAGPRLVAGGQYAVNPVAEGFDTRTNVWRPTRQVAFGTMPDGDYVIAYLEWGTPEDFARALQKVGVRDALRLDSGTSAAVYVGGGYFNRVWSRAVPNAIVVLPRKLAASR; this comes from the coding sequence ATGAAGCGCTTCTTTATCGGCGCCACCCTGATCTGCGCCCTGCTTGCCAGCGCCGAGGCCCGCCCGGTCTGGATCGGTGGCGTTCCAACCTCTCCCGTCATCGAAACCAAGCTGTTGCCATCCGGACGCGAGGGGCTGCCGGTGTGGTTCTTGCCGCGCCTGGGTATCAGCATCCGTAATTCCCCGCAGGAGGTGGTGTTGCAGTACGGCCAACTGACCCTGCGCTACACGCCCGAGACCGGCTGGGGAAATTACCGCGACCTGGGGGCGCCCGAAGTCTTCAACAACTCGGTTCACGTCCCGGTCGATGTGCTGCGCATTCTGGGACTGCCGCTGCTGGCCGATGCTCCCGAGGTCCTGGATGTGGCCGTTCCTGCTCAGGTTCCCGCACCACCCGCCGCTTCTACGACCGCTCCGCTCAGCCCCGCTCCGGCGGCCCCGACCCGTCCGGCCACCGGGGCCACGCAGGCCCCTCCGGCTCCGGCTCCCCCACCGCTGCTGCCCGTCAACCCCGTCTTGCCCGCTCCGCAACTGATCACGGTGCGCCGCAGCCTGACCCAAGACGGCGACGACGAGGTCAGCCGTCTGGTCTTCGAGTTCAGCTCGCCCGCCGAGTACCGCCTCGAGCAGGCCGCCGGCGTGACCCGTCTGACCGTTTTGAACGCCCGTGGCAGCGCCCGGACCGAGAACCTGCCCGGCGAGGGCAGCTATCGCTACCGCCTCACCCCACAGGGACAGCACCTGTTCATCACCTTAGACACCCGCGCCAACGCCCGCACCGAGGTCTTTACCCTGCAAGACCCCTTTCGGATCGTGCTCGACACCCGGGTGCGCACCAAGGCGGAAAAACCGCCCGCCGCCGACGTGAAGTCGCTGCCGGGCGGCGTGCGTTACCGCCAGCTCGACAAGTTGCAGATGCTGGTGTTCGAAAGCGGCCGCTACCAGCCGCGCATCATCACCGCCGCGCGCGGCGAGAGCCGCGCAATCAGCGATTACGTGCACCAGACCGGTGCGGTCGCAGCGGTCAACGGCGGTTATTTCGATCCGAAGTCGGCACTGCCGGTGGATCTGGTGGCCCTGGGCGGTCAGATGATCTCGGCCAGCCTCGAGCGGCGCGCCACCATCGGTTTCAGCGCCAGCGGCGCGGTCAGCTACGGCGTACCCAAGCCGCGCTACCGGGTCACCAGCGCGCTGGGCACCGTCACGGTCAACACCGTGCGTTCCAAACCCAACGCCAAGTGGCTGACCCTGTTTGTGGGCGACGGGCACACCCGGGTTGGCGGGGTGGGCTTTGTGACCCTGACCGTCTCGGGCCCGCAGGGCGGCGTGGTCACCGCCTCGAACCAGGGCACCCTGACCCCGCCCAGGGGAGCGGTTACCCTCACCTTTGATCCGGCGCGTTTTCCGCAACTGCCCCTCGAGGTGGGTGCCAGCCTCGCCCTGACCCTGGACTGGGCCGCTGAAGGCTGGGACGGCATCCAAGAAGCCCTGGCGGCCGGTCCCCGGCTGGTGGCGGGCGGACAGTACGCGGTCAACCCGGTGGCCGAGGGCTTTGACACGCGCACCAACGTGTGGCGGCCTACCCGCCAGGTGGCGTTTGGCACCATGCCCGACGGTGATTACGTGATCGCTTACCTCGAGTGGGGCACGCCGGAAGACTTCGCCCGTGCCCTGCAGAAGGTGGGCGTGCGCGACGCGCTGCGCCTGGACTCGGGAACCTCGGCGGCGGTGTACGTGGGCGGCGGCTACTTCAACCGGGTATGGAGCCGCGCCGTACCCAACGCCATCGTGGTGCTGCCGCGCAAACTGGCCGCCTCGAGGTGA
- a CDS encoding roadblock/LC7 domain-containing protein has protein sequence MIEPSLALYGEAFERVGHLLDELLQTTHARYTLLVDRKGFVLAHKEALWAPRPPSLDSIATLIAGNAAATSALAKLLGESQFNELVHQGENVGLYVEGVSTYALMVVIFDGSAPLGRIKLFVKKTIGEVAHILEQEANAPKPDLKLDGDFSSSASALLDDLFG, from the coding sequence ATGATAGAACCGTCTCTCGCCCTGTACGGCGAAGCGTTCGAGCGCGTAGGTCATTTGCTGGACGAACTGCTACAGACTACGCACGCCCGCTATACGCTGCTGGTCGATCGCAAAGGCTTCGTGCTGGCACACAAAGAAGCGCTGTGGGCTCCGCGTCCGCCCTCGCTCGACTCGATCGCAACCCTGATCGCGGGCAACGCCGCGGCCACCAGCGCCCTGGCCAAACTGCTCGGCGAGAGCCAGTTCAACGAGCTGGTCCACCAGGGTGAGAACGTAGGGCTCTACGTCGAGGGCGTCTCGACCTACGCCCTGATGGTGGTCATCTTTGACGGCAGCGCCCCGCTGGGCCGCATCAAGCTGTTCGTCAAGAAGACCATCGGCGAGGTTGCCCACATCCTCGAGCAGGAAGCCAACGCCCCCAAACCCGACTTAAAGCTCGACGGTGACTTTTCCAGCAGCGCCTCGGCGCTGCTCGACGACCTGTTCGGTTAA
- a CDS encoding GTP-binding protein: MSTINFAAREINCKIVYYGPGMSGKTTNLKFIFGKVPENLRGDMVSLATEDERTLFFDFLPLDLGTVQGFKTRFHLYTVPGQVFYNASRKLILRGVDGIVFVADSAPNRLRANAESMRNLRENLKEYNLSLDDVPLVIQINKRDLPDALPVEMILQVIDPQGRFPYFESVADKGTGVFESLKAASKRVLEKLSQPK; encoded by the coding sequence ATGAGCACCATCAACTTCGCCGCCCGCGAAATCAACTGCAAGATCGTCTATTACGGCCCAGGCATGTCGGGCAAAACCACCAACCTCAAGTTCATCTTCGGCAAGGTGCCGGAGAACCTGCGCGGCGACATGGTTTCCCTGGCAACCGAAGACGAGCGCACGCTGTTCTTCGACTTTCTGCCGCTCGACCTGGGTACCGTGCAGGGCTTCAAGACCCGCTTTCACCTGTACACCGTGCCCGGCCAGGTGTTCTACAACGCCAGCCGCAAGCTGATCCTGCGCGGCGTGGACGGCATCGTGTTCGTCGCTGACAGCGCGCCCAACCGCCTGCGCGCCAACGCGGAGAGCATGCGCAACCTGCGCGAGAACCTCAAGGAGTACAACCTGAGCCTCGATGATGTGCCGCTGGTCATTCAGATCAACAAGCGCGACCTGCCCGATGCGCTGCCGGTCGAAATGATCTTGCAGGTCATCGATCCGCAGGGCCGCTTCCCGTACTTCGAGAGCGTGGCCGACAAGGGTACGGGCGTCTTCGAGAGCCTCAAGGCTGCCTCGAAGCGGGTCCTCGAGAAGCTCAGCCAGCCCAAGTAA
- a CDS encoding NUDIX domain-containing protein, translating into MTHPSWAHLVPDDEQPWQPLERREVLSHPRPVLVDRVRTHLGEEIDYVYRPRGPRAVFVLPVTPAGEAVLIRQYRYPLGARITEVPAGAVDAGENSLEAARRELYEEVGGQADTWLPLPGFYPQPSFTGVVFHPFLALGVCLGEHARESTELIEPICLPLPEVYRRLAAGEVQDGASALTLFYARPLLEARGLL; encoded by the coding sequence ATGACGCACCCCTCATGGGCCCATCTCGTTCCCGACGACGAGCAGCCCTGGCAACCCCTCGAGCGCCGCGAGGTGCTCTCTCACCCGCGCCCCGTCTTGGTAGACCGGGTGCGCACCCACCTGGGTGAGGAGATCGATTACGTCTACCGGCCGCGCGGACCGCGCGCGGTGTTCGTACTGCCGGTCACGCCCGCCGGAGAGGCGGTGCTGATCCGGCAGTACCGCTACCCGCTGGGGGCTCGCATCACCGAGGTTCCCGCCGGGGCGGTGGACGCGGGCGAAAACTCGCTCGAGGCGGCCCGGCGCGAACTGTACGAGGAGGTCGGCGGGCAGGCCGACACCTGGCTGCCGCTGCCCGGCTTCTACCCGCAGCCGTCGTTTACCGGCGTGGTCTTTCACCCGTTTCTGGCGCTGGGCGTGTGCCTGGGCGAGCATGCCCGCGAGTCCACCGAACTGATCGAGCCCATCTGCCTTCCCCTGCCCGAGGTGTACCGCCGCCTGGCGGCCGGTGAGGTGCAAGACGGGGCCTCGGCCCTGACCCTGTTCTATGCCCGTCCCCTGCTCGAGGCGCGGGGGCTGCTGTGA
- the ppgK gene encoding polyphosphate--glucose phosphotransferase → MPSPTEILGIDIGGSGIKGAPVRLADGSLALERHRIATPQPSSPQAVAAVVAQLVRHFDWHGPVGCTFPAIIKGGVAHSAANVDKAWIGTDAAALFAETTGCPVAVLNDADAAGVAEATHGAARGRQGTVLLLTFGTGIGSALLLDGKLVPNTELGHLELDGREAEAYASDRVREIEDLSWKNWGKRVSRYLRHLEFLFSPDLFVFGGGVSKKWDKFAPYLEVQTEIKPAVLRNEAGMVGAAMAAATLGCAVPGGTEHAG, encoded by the coding sequence ATGCCTTCTCCCACCGAGATTCTCGGCATCGATATCGGCGGCTCTGGCATCAAGGGTGCGCCCGTACGCCTCGCGGACGGTTCGCTGGCCCTCGAGCGGCACCGCATCGCCACTCCGCAGCCTTCCAGCCCGCAGGCGGTCGCGGCGGTGGTGGCCCAGTTGGTGCGCCACTTTGACTGGCACGGTCCGGTCGGCTGCACCTTCCCGGCCATCATCAAGGGTGGGGTAGCGCACAGCGCCGCTAACGTGGACAAGGCCTGGATCGGCACCGACGCGGCGGCGCTGTTCGCCGAGACGACCGGCTGTCCGGTCGCGGTGCTCAACGACGCCGACGCGGCAGGGGTGGCCGAAGCCACCCACGGCGCGGCGCGCGGTCGCCAGGGCACGGTGCTGCTGCTGACGTTCGGGACCGGCATCGGGAGCGCGCTGCTGCTCGACGGCAAACTGGTCCCGAACACCGAACTCGGTCACCTCGAGCTGGATGGGCGCGAGGCCGAGGCGTACGCTTCGGACCGCGTGCGCGAAATCGAGGACCTGAGCTGGAAAAACTGGGGCAAGCGGGTGAGCAGGTACCTGCGGCACCTCGAGTTCCTGTTCTCGCCGGACCTGTTCGTATTCGGCGGCGGCGTCAGCAAGAAGTGGGACAAGTTTGCCCCCTACCTCGAGGTGCAGACCGAGATCAAGCCGGCCGTGCTGCGCAACGAGGCGGGAATGGTCGGGGCCGCCATGGCGGCGGCCACGCTGGGCTGTGCGGTGCCAGGCGGGACCGAGCACGCTGGATAA
- a CDS encoding M16 family metallopeptidase produces the protein MQLKGGLTILAEPMTSPGAAFEFRIPCGSAADPAGLRGSASALEEWIYRGAGERDSRALADAFDALGLRRGGGAGHEATRLSASCLPGDLEDALALYADVLRRPRLEANELPPILDLARQDLEGLEDSPPDLLFTELRRRLFAPGYGDPVQGRLEDLASITPERLRADFARRYTPRGAVLGVAGDIDIERLRDTAQRLFGDWEGPESAVPPLELRPSFHGHVRQDSNQTHIALMYEGVHPRDPHWYLFNLAAGVLSGGSAARLFTEVREKRGLVYSVHASAAVVGDRGFLSAYAGTTPERAAETLEVLIQEIARLRQGVGADELERAKAGLLSSLVMSGESSRSRAAALTRDFALLGRVRSLEEVEQAIRRVSVNELNAYLEAYPLDRPAVLSLGPEALPEVVHA, from the coding sequence TTGCAGCTCAAGGGAGGTCTGACCATCCTGGCCGAGCCCATGACCAGCCCCGGAGCCGCCTTTGAATTCCGTATTCCCTGCGGCTCGGCCGCCGACCCCGCAGGGCTGCGCGGCAGTGCAAGCGCCCTCGAGGAGTGGATCTACCGCGGCGCGGGCGAACGCGACTCGCGCGCGCTCGCCGACGCCTTCGACGCCCTGGGCCTGCGGCGTGGCGGCGGAGCCGGGCACGAAGCCACCCGCCTGAGCGCTTCGTGCCTGCCCGGCGACCTCGAAGACGCCCTGGCGCTGTACGCCGACGTGCTGCGCCGCCCGCGCCTCGAGGCGAACGAACTGCCACCGATCCTGGACCTGGCACGTCAGGATCTCGAGGGCCTCGAGGACAGCCCGCCGGACCTGCTGTTCACCGAACTGCGCCGCCGCCTGTTCGCGCCCGGCTACGGCGACCCGGTGCAAGGCCGTCTCGAGGACCTCGCGAGCATCACGCCCGAGCGTCTGCGCGCGGACTTCGCGCGGCGCTACACCCCGCGCGGCGCGGTGCTGGGCGTAGCCGGAGACATTGACATCGAGCGGCTGCGCGACACGGCGCAGCGGCTGTTCGGGGACTGGGAGGGGCCCGAGAGCGCGGTTCCGCCGCTGGAACTGCGCCCGAGCTTTCACGGCCACGTGCGGCAGGACTCGAACCAGACCCACATCGCGCTGATGTACGAGGGCGTGCACCCCCGCGACCCGCACTGGTACCTGTTCAACCTCGCAGCGGGCGTGCTGTCGGGCGGCTCGGCCGCGCGGCTCTTTACCGAGGTGCGCGAGAAGCGCGGTCTGGTCTACAGCGTGCACGCCTCGGCCGCCGTGGTGGGTGACCGAGGCTTTCTGTCGGCCTACGCCGGCACCACGCCCGAGCGCGCCGCCGAGACCCTCGAGGTGCTGATCCAGGAGATCGCGCGCCTGCGGCAGGGCGTGGGCGCAGACGAACTCGAGCGCGCCAAGGCCGGGCTGCTCTCCAGCCTGGTGATGTCCGGCGAGTCCTCGCGTTCGCGCGCAGCGGCGCTTACCCGCGATTTCGCGCTGCTGGGCCGCGTGCGCAGCCTCGAGGAGGTCGAGCAGGCCATCCGCCGGGTCAGCGTGAACGAACTCAATGCCTACCTCGAGGCGTACCCGCTCGACCGCCCGGCGGTGCTGTCGCTGGGTCCCGAGGCCCTGCCGGAGGTGGTCCATGCTTAA
- a CDS encoding glycerate kinase, whose amino-acid sequence MKVVIAPDSFKGSLTAALAARAIERGVRAALPRAVTVLKPMADGGEGTLDALVSALGGERLHLEVQDPLGRPVRAAYGRCGQLAVIELAAASGLPLLTGAERDPLRSDSFGTGQLMRAALEGGAHELLVCLGGSATVDGGSGLLRALGFRFLDARGQPLPPGGAALLDLAQIDDLQVPPAVRTARVRVACDVTNPLLGPQGASAVFAPQKGAGPREVALLEAALARFAQVLEAHARRPVRNQPGAGAAGGAAAGLVGLLRATLEPGAALVADAIHLDAALESADLVISGEGRLDAQTASGKVVAEVGRRARARAVPCLALAGSVTGDLGDLHALGLSAALSLARGPARQEELMRAAEPLLEAAAEQAVRLFVSARPR is encoded by the coding sequence GTGAAGGTCGTTATCGCCCCGGATTCCTTCAAGGGCAGCCTCACCGCTGCGCTTGCTGCCCGTGCCATCGAGCGCGGCGTGCGCGCCGCCCTGCCCCGTGCCGTCACCGTCCTCAAACCCATGGCCGACGGCGGTGAGGGCACCCTGGACGCCCTGGTATCCGCCCTGGGCGGCGAGCGTTTGCACCTCGAGGTGCAAGATCCGCTGGGGCGACCGGTGCGCGCGGCCTACGGGCGCTGCGGACAGCTGGCGGTGATCGAGCTGGCGGCGGCCTCGGGCCTGCCGCTGCTGACCGGGGCCGAACGCGACCCGCTGCGGAGCGACAGCTTCGGGACCGGTCAACTGATGCGCGCCGCCCTCGAGGGCGGCGCGCACGAACTGCTGGTGTGCCTGGGCGGAAGTGCGACCGTAGACGGGGGCAGCGGCCTGTTACGGGCGCTGGGTTTCCGCTTCCTGGACGCGCGGGGACAGCCGCTCCCCCCGGGCGGGGCAGCCCTGCTCGACCTCGCGCAGATCGATGACCTCCAGGTACCTCCTGCCGTGCGCACGGCACGGGTTCGGGTCGCCTGCGACGTCACCAACCCGCTGCTGGGCCCGCAGGGAGCCTCGGCCGTCTTCGCACCGCAAAAGGGCGCGGGCCCCCGCGAGGTGGCCCTCCTCGAGGCGGCTCTTGCCCGCTTCGCGCAGGTGCTCGAGGCCCACGCCCGGCGCCCGGTACGGAACCAGCCCGGTGCGGGCGCAGCGGGCGGGGCCGCCGCCGGGCTGGTCGGTCTGCTGCGAGCGACCCTCGAGCCGGGCGCGGCGCTGGTCGCCGACGCCATCCACCTGGACGCGGCCCTGGAGTCGGCAGACCTGGTGATCAGCGGCGAGGGCCGTCTGGACGCTCAGACGGCCTCGGGCAAGGTCGTGGCCGAGGTGGGGCGCCGGGCGCGGGCCAGGGCTGTGCCCTGCCTCGCGCTGGCGGGCAGCGTGACCGGCGATCTGGGCGACCTGCACGCGCTGGGTCTGAGTGCCGCCCTGTCCCTGGCACGGGGCCCGGCACGCCAGGAAGAACTGATGCGCGCGGCCGAACCGCTGCTCGAGGCGGCCGCCGAGCAGGCGGTCCGGCTGTTTGTCAGTGCCCGGCCTCGGTAA
- a CDS encoding YigZ family protein → MSARDFVTLAGPVEHAEVIIGSDFLVYADRADTPEAAMGFVAGIRARHPEATHVCFAYRIGDQYRFADDGEPGGTAGQPILRAIEGQGLDHVVCAVVRYFGGTKLGAGGLVRAYGGTAAEALRTAARYHQQPRSRLELRVPFDLTSVVFHLLGDFELQDRQEDYDAAGLVLRLSLLETRVPDLEVALRDATRGRGILKVIGEA, encoded by the coding sequence GTGAGCGCCCGCGATTTCGTCACGCTCGCCGGACCGGTCGAGCACGCCGAGGTGATCATCGGCAGCGATTTTTTGGTGTACGCCGACCGTGCCGACACCCCGGAGGCGGCCATGGGTTTCGTGGCCGGCATTCGCGCCCGGCATCCCGAGGCCACGCACGTGTGCTTCGCTTACCGCATCGGCGACCAGTACCGCTTCGCCGACGACGGTGAGCCGGGCGGTACCGCCGGACAGCCGATCCTGCGGGCCATCGAGGGGCAGGGACTGGACCACGTGGTGTGTGCGGTGGTGCGCTACTTTGGCGGTACAAAACTGGGTGCTGGCGGTCTGGTGCGCGCTTACGGCGGTACGGCCGCCGAGGCGCTGCGCACCGCCGCGCGCTACCACCAGCAGCCGCGCTCGCGCCTCGAGCTGCGGGTTCCCTTCGACCTCACCTCGGTGGTCTTTCACCTGCTGGGCGATTTCGAGCTGCAAGACCGTCAGGAGGACTACGACGCTGCGGGTCTGGTCCTGCGGCTGTCGCTCCTCGAGACCCGTGTGCCCGACCTCGAGGTGGCGTTGCGCGACGCGACGCGCGGGCGCGGCATTCTGAAGGTGATCGGGGAAGCCTGA
- a CDS encoding N-acetylmuramoyl-L-alanine amidase, with protein MNFSARRAVLSLLGSTLLLACPLAGAQSISVTYPAAEPLPFPEPHLPDPPATPTPSQTPAMPPTAFPASPQTAAPPGSAPSGAVIGEPRLGRNPGYTRVVFDVPPGTPYRIRSTPQGLQVELDGVSALARASAVQTPELLEWRYEPSPTGVSALLRTPYPLGARSGYRVLVLPPGDGTANQRVVVDLSPAYADLTPLTPEERMLPRFPPGTRVVLDPGHGGTDPGAVGAVTEKEVVLKAALLLRDLLVSAGAEVTLTRSDDRVFSSNKTADLAARARMGSAPHTVFVSIHANALETSAALRGYGIETWWYPNHPASQGLATALQNAMLGTTGAFSRGVRSTNLYVLKNARIPAALVEIGFVSHPVDGDNLKSDIYLQRVVLGIAWGIRNFVQPPG; from the coding sequence ATGAACTTCTCCGCCCGGCGCGCCGTGCTGTCCCTGCTGGGCAGCACCCTTCTGCTGGCCTGTCCGCTGGCAGGAGCCCAGTCCATTTCCGTCACCTACCCGGCGGCCGAACCGCTGCCGTTTCCCGAACCGCACCTGCCCGATCCGCCCGCGACCCCTACGCCCTCACAAACGCCTGCCATGCCACCCACGGCCTTTCCAGCGAGCCCCCAGACCGCCGCACCGCCCGGCTCGGCCCCCTCGGGCGCGGTTATCGGCGAGCCGCGCCTGGGCCGCAACCCGGGCTACACCCGGGTGGTGTTCGACGTGCCGCCGGGCACCCCGTACCGGATACGCTCCACCCCGCAGGGCCTGCAGGTCGAACTCGACGGCGTCAGTGCCCTAGCCCGCGCTTCGGCGGTGCAAACGCCCGAACTCCTCGAGTGGCGCTACGAGCCCTCGCCGACCGGTGTGAGCGCCCTGCTGCGCACGCCCTACCCGCTGGGCGCACGCAGCGGCTACCGGGTGCTGGTCCTGCCCCCCGGCGACGGCACGGCCAACCAGCGGGTGGTGGTGGACCTCTCCCCCGCCTACGCCGACTTGACCCCGCTCACTCCCGAGGAACGGATGCTCCCGCGCTTTCCGCCCGGCACGCGCGTGGTGCTCGACCCTGGGCACGGCGGCACCGATCCGGGCGCGGTCGGCGCGGTCACCGAAAAAGAGGTGGTTCTCAAAGCCGCCCTGCTGCTGCGCGACCTGCTGGTCTCGGCGGGGGCCGAAGTGACCCTGACCCGCAGCGACGACCGGGTCTTTAGCAGCAACAAGACCGCCGACCTCGCCGCCCGCGCCCGCATGGGCAGCGCGCCGCACACGGTGTTTGTCAGCATTCATGCCAACGCGCTGGAAACGTCGGCTGCGCTGCGCGGCTACGGCATAGAAACCTGGTGGTATCCCAACCACCCGGCCAGCCAGGGGCTGGCCACCGCGCTGCAAAACGCCATGCTGGGCACGACCGGAGCTTTCTCGCGCGGCGTACGCAGCACCAACTTGTACGTGCTGAAAAATGCCCGGATTCCCGCAGCGCTGGTCGAGATCGGCTTCGTGAGCCACCCGGTCGACGGGGACAACCTCAAGAGCGACATCTACCTGCAACGCGTGGTGCTGGGCATCGCCTGGGGAATTCGCAACTTCGTGCAACCGCCCGGCTGA
- a CDS encoding M16 family metallopeptidase: protein MLKQETVFHRETLDNGLTVIGEVLPEARSVAVGYFVRTGARDERVTEPGAPDNESGLSHFLEHMLFKGNDTLSAFDINRRFDELGANYNAFTSEEVTVYHGAVLAHSAFELLELFSQMMRPALREEDFRIEQQVILEEIEMYRDNPQARLFDEARPAYYGTHPLGHSVLGSSASVRGLTPQVMRDYWHRRYAPDNLTLAVSGRFDWNELLRWARTLTQDWVPAGQAGRAYPEFRPQPRRHLLEDDSLNRASVALMMPGLPASSALRDAANVLAEAIGGENGRLYWALMDEGLADAAQLGHVDEDGLGHFEGFLSSDPERAQENLEVFLQVLREVQDQGLTESEVARARRKLAVGSALRAETPYNRLFSLGIEWLYTGRYVSPQEAVARVNAVTVQDVQRILEGRPFDTVSITALGPAGTLTF, encoded by the coding sequence ATGCTTAAGCAGGAGACGGTGTTTCACCGCGAAACGCTCGATAACGGCCTGACCGTGATCGGCGAGGTGCTGCCCGAAGCGCGCAGCGTGGCGGTGGGTTACTTCGTACGCACCGGTGCCCGCGACGAGCGGGTGACCGAGCCGGGAGCTCCGGACAACGAGAGCGGCCTGTCCCACTTCCTCGAGCACATGCTGTTCAAGGGAAACGACACGCTGTCCGCCTTCGACATCAACCGCCGCTTCGACGAACTGGGGGCCAACTACAACGCCTTCACCTCCGAGGAGGTGACCGTTTACCACGGCGCGGTCCTCGCCCACAGCGCCTTCGAGCTGCTCGAGCTGTTCTCGCAGATGATGCGTCCGGCCCTGCGCGAGGAGGACTTCCGGATCGAGCAGCAGGTCATCCTCGAGGAGATCGAGATGTACCGCGACAACCCGCAGGCCCGGCTGTTCGACGAGGCGCGCCCGGCCTACTACGGCACGCACCCGCTGGGGCACTCGGTGCTGGGCAGCAGCGCCAGCGTGCGCGGCCTGACCCCGCAGGTCATGCGGGATTACTGGCACCGGCGCTACGCTCCGGACAACCTCACGCTGGCGGTCAGCGGGCGCTTCGACTGGAACGAGCTGCTGCGCTGGGCCCGCACGCTGACCCAAGACTGGGTTCCGGCCGGGCAGGCCGGGCGCGCCTACCCCGAGTTCCGCCCGCAGCCGCGCAGGCACCTGCTCGAGGACGACAGCCTCAACCGCGCCTCGGTGGCGCTGATGATGCCCGGTCTGCCCGCCAGCAGCGCGCTGCGCGACGCCGCGAACGTGCTGGCCGAAGCGATCGGCGGCGAGAACGGCCGCCTGTACTGGGCGCTGATGGACGAAGGTCTCGCCGACGCCGCACAGCTCGGGCACGTGGACGAGGACGGCCTGGGGCACTTCGAGGGCTTCTTGTCCAGCGACCCCGAGCGGGCTCAGGAGAACCTCGAGGTGTTCTTGCAGGTGCTGCGCGAGGTGCAAGACCAGGGCCTGACCGAAAGCGAGGTGGCGCGCGCCCGCCGCAAGCTCGCAGTCGGCAGCGCGCTGCGCGCCGAGACGCCGTATAACCGCCTGTTCAGCCTGGGCATCGAGTGGCTGTACACCGGGCGTTACGTCAGCCCGCAGGAGGCGGTGGCGCGGGTGAACGCCGTGACCGTGCAGGACGTGCAGCGCATCCTCGAGGGGCGGCCGTTTGACACCGTATCGATCACGGCCCTCGGTCCTGCGGGCACGCTGACATTCTGA
- a CDS encoding aldo/keto reductase, whose product MTHTDEINAATSGTFRIGGDLEVVRLGFGAMRITGPGIWGDPEDPEEARRVLRRLPELGINFIDTADSYGPFVSEQLIADTLFPYPRGMVIATKGGLTRSGPNAWPPLGRPEYLRQCVEMSLRRLRLERIDLYQLHRIDPKVPLEEQLGVLRDMQQEGKIRHIGLSEVSVEQIEAARQLVQVTTVQNLYNLENRRSEAVLAYCEREGIGFIPWYPLATGKLAQPGGALDAIAQRLAATPSQVALAWLLRRSPVMLPIPGTSRVRHLEENTRAASLRLSTEDYEALSALSG is encoded by the coding sequence ATGACGCACACAGACGAAATCAACGCGGCGACCAGCGGAACGTTCCGGATCGGCGGGGACCTCGAGGTGGTCCGCCTCGGCTTTGGGGCCATGCGCATCACCGGGCCGGGCATCTGGGGCGACCCCGAGGATCCCGAGGAGGCGCGGCGCGTGCTGCGGCGACTCCCCGAGCTGGGCATCAACTTCATCGATACCGCCGACTCGTACGGACCCTTCGTCAGCGAGCAGCTGATCGCCGACACGCTCTTCCCCTACCCCCGGGGGATGGTGATCGCCACCAAAGGTGGCCTGACCCGCAGCGGCCCGAACGCGTGGCCGCCGCTGGGCCGCCCCGAGTACCTGCGGCAGTGCGTCGAGATGAGCCTGCGCCGGTTGCGCCTCGAGCGCATCGACCTCTATCAGCTGCACCGCATTGATCCTAAAGTCCCCCTCGAAGAACAGCTGGGTGTGCTGCGCGACATGCAGCAGGAGGGCAAGATCCGCCACATCGGCCTCTCGGAGGTATCGGTGGAGCAGATCGAGGCGGCCCGCCAGTTGGTGCAGGTTACGACCGTGCAGAACCTCTACAACCTCGAGAACCGCCGGTCCGAAGCGGTCCTGGCGTACTGCGAGCGCGAGGGCATCGGTTTTATTCCGTGGTATCCGCTGGCGACCGGCAAGCTAGCGCAGCCCGGCGGCGCGCTCGATGCGATCGCGCAGCGCCTGGCGGCCACACCCTCGCAGGTGGCGCTGGCGTGGCTGCTGCGCCGCAGCCCGGTGATGCTGCCCATCCCGGGCACCTCGCGGGTTAGGCACCTCGAGGAGAATACGCGGGCGGCCAGCCTGCGGCTTTCCACCGAGGACTATGAGGCCCTCAGCGCACTGAGCGGCTGA
- a CDS encoding lipoprotein: MKRTLVALLVLLGLTACSTSFTPSPPASTWDQGVWDTAIWQ; encoded by the coding sequence ATGAAACGCACCTTGGTTGCCCTACTGGTCCTGCTGGGACTCACCGCCTGCAGCACGAGCTTTACCCCCAGTCCGCCTGCCTCCACGTGGGATCAGGGCGTCTGGGACACGGCAATCTGGCAGTAA